A genomic segment from Propionibacteriaceae bacterium ZF39 encodes:
- a CDS encoding ATP-binding cassette domain-containing protein, whose amino-acid sequence MAIAPGGLEAQGGLVAQGVRVSYDGRIVLDGVSLSLPRGRTIGLVGPSGVGKSTLARVLAGLLVPEAGTVTHDGEPVVTRRGRMGDRVGMLFQSPRRSCNPQQRLGDLIAEPLRYRKRRAPRSAHAARVAEVATEVGLTADLLGRLPAEVSDGQLQRAALARALVADPCHLICDEATAMLDAITTASIVAVLRRRADAGLGVLAISHDRELLDAWADDVVELSQGQASPAAVRRPRRPDCRTGAW is encoded by the coding sequence GTGGCGATCGCGCCGGGCGGACTGGAGGCGCAGGGCGGGCTGGTGGCGCAGGGCGTGCGGGTGTCCTACGACGGGCGCATCGTGCTCGACGGGGTGTCGCTGAGCCTGCCCCGCGGGCGCACCATCGGTCTGGTCGGGCCGTCGGGGGTCGGCAAGTCGACGCTGGCGCGGGTCCTGGCGGGGCTGCTGGTGCCCGAGGCAGGCACGGTCACCCACGACGGCGAACCCGTGGTGACCCGGCGGGGGCGCATGGGCGACCGGGTGGGCATGCTGTTCCAGTCGCCGCGCCGCTCCTGCAACCCCCAACAACGATTGGGCGACCTGATCGCCGAGCCGCTGCGCTACCGGAAGCGTCGGGCGCCGCGGTCGGCCCACGCCGCACGCGTGGCCGAGGTCGCCACCGAGGTGGGCCTGACCGCCGACCTTCTCGGACGCCTGCCCGCCGAGGTCAGCGATGGCCAGCTCCAGCGCGCTGCACTGGCCCGCGCCCTGGTCGCGGATCCGTGCCACCTCATCTGCGATGAGGCCACCGCCATGCTGGACGCCATCACCACCGCCTCGATCGTGGCCGTCCTGCGCCGCCGGGCGGACGCCGGGCTCGGCGTACTCGCGATCAGCCACGATCGCGAACTGCTGGACGCCTGGGCCGACGACGTCGTCGAGCTCAGTCAGGGGCAAGCGTCACCGGCGGCCGTTCGAAGGCCCCGTCGGCCGGATTGCCGGACGGGGGCATGGTGA
- a CDS encoding ATP-binding protein translates to MNADGLAPSQHRAIGLTLGALYGFHALRGLLTHGGTDDTFEWAMQALSSLAWVPGVLALIAFIAHRIDMGRILLAIGACTYPIAVAFWPLVANAGSADARLDFWIHQIPGLAAVAAIFTLPLWTAIVSLFLNCLLVEIVMWRILVVTTWDVSIVRFVFSIAYSGFFFVLMLFLIAKINSTNRVLARTAREQAEAGMLESRDAEIDRLDRLTHDFVLSLLSSAAEGVPTDKLRVQAEAARRQLTPVQTEVENSSLFLEVIDRITRRCGREGVPVTLSQRGIPEDSVMPRLTAIELEAAVAEAVRNTVRHATEPGRVEIVLDGPRLKVVISDDGPGFDPTRIRTRLGVTQSILHRMNSLEGGSATVDSAPGRGTVVTIAWEPT, encoded by the coding sequence GTGAACGCCGACGGGCTCGCGCCCAGCCAACACCGGGCTATCGGGCTGACCCTCGGAGCGCTCTATGGGTTTCATGCGCTCCGCGGTCTGCTGACCCATGGAGGGACCGATGACACCTTCGAGTGGGCGATGCAGGCGTTGTCGTCACTTGCGTGGGTGCCGGGCGTACTCGCCCTGATCGCCTTCATCGCCCATCGCATCGACATGGGGCGGATCCTGCTGGCCATCGGTGCCTGCACCTATCCGATCGCCGTCGCGTTCTGGCCGCTGGTCGCGAACGCGGGCAGCGCCGATGCGCGACTCGATTTCTGGATCCATCAGATTCCCGGACTGGCGGCGGTGGCGGCGATCTTCACCCTGCCGCTCTGGACCGCCATCGTCAGCCTCTTTCTCAACTGCCTGCTGGTCGAGATCGTGATGTGGCGGATCCTGGTCGTGACCACGTGGGATGTCTCGATCGTTCGGTTCGTCTTCTCGATCGCCTATTCGGGCTTCTTCTTCGTGCTCATGCTCTTCCTGATCGCCAAGATCAACTCGACGAATCGCGTCCTGGCCCGCACTGCGCGGGAGCAGGCCGAAGCCGGAATGCTCGAGTCCCGCGACGCGGAGATCGACAGGCTCGACCGGCTCACCCACGACTTCGTGCTGTCTCTGTTGTCCTCGGCTGCCGAGGGAGTGCCGACCGACAAGCTCCGGGTCCAGGCCGAGGCCGCTCGTCGGCAGCTGACGCCGGTGCAGACCGAAGTCGAGAACTCCTCGCTGTTCCTCGAGGTCATCGATCGGATCACCCGGCGATGCGGCCGCGAGGGGGTGCCGGTGACCCTCTCCCAGCGTGGTATCCCCGAGGACAGCGTCATGCCGAGGCTCACCGCGATCGAGTTGGAGGCCGCCGTCGCCGAGGCCGTGCGCAACACCGTGCGGCACGCCACCGAGCCCGGCCGGGTCGAGATCGTCCTCGATGGGCCTCGTCTGAAGGTCGTGATCAGTGATGACGGACCCGGCTTCGATCCGACCCGCATCCGGACCCGCCTGGGCGTGACGCAGAGCATCCTGCACCGGATGAACTCGCTCGAGGGTGGCAGCGCGACCGTGGATTCCGCCCCCGGACGGGGGACCGTCGTGACGATTGCCTGGGAGCCGACGTGA
- a CDS encoding LuxR C-terminal-related transcriptional regulator, translating into MEQHAIGLVDDHFAVSLGITALLEETDDLRLVATGRNVPELLEQNQRLDLVLLDLSLADRSMPEDNAKALAEVGIPSLAFTSGENAYLIRSAAKGGVRGIARKSHTPEELIARIRSCLRDDADALSNEWAAAVDSDPGLDAVGLSERQREVLELFACGESAKRVATQTGLSITTVNDYLLRIRAKYAQQGRAAHTKVDLYKRAVEDGVLPPPARE; encoded by the coding sequence GTGGAGCAGCACGCGATCGGCCTGGTGGATGACCACTTCGCCGTTTCACTCGGGATCACGGCCCTTCTGGAAGAAACCGACGACCTCCGGCTCGTGGCGACAGGCCGCAATGTCCCCGAGCTGCTGGAGCAGAATCAACGCCTCGATCTCGTCCTGCTCGACCTGAGCCTGGCCGATCGGTCGATGCCCGAGGACAACGCCAAGGCCTTGGCCGAAGTGGGCATTCCGTCGCTCGCCTTCACCTCCGGTGAGAACGCCTATCTCATCCGTTCGGCCGCGAAGGGCGGCGTACGCGGGATCGCGCGCAAATCCCACACCCCCGAAGAACTCATTGCCCGCATCCGCAGCTGCCTGCGCGACGATGCCGACGCCCTCAGCAACGAGTGGGCCGCCGCGGTCGACTCCGACCCGGGCCTCGATGCCGTCGGCCTGTCGGAGCGCCAGCGGGAAGTGCTCGAACTCTTCGCCTGCGGTGAGTCCGCCAAGCGGGTCGCCACCCAGACGGGCCTCTCGATCACCACCGTCAACGACTATCTGCTGCGCATCCGCGCCAAGTACGCCCAACAGGGTCGGGCCGCCCACACCAAGGTCGACCTCTACAAGAGGGCTGTGGAGGACGGCGTACTGCCGCCGCCGGCGCGGGAGTGA
- a CDS encoding fumarate hydratase, whose protein sequence is MAEFAYEDLLPIGEDHTPWRKLTDEGVRQVEGPGGRTFLEVEPEALRLLTETAMHDIAHYLRPAHLAQLQKIMDDPEASNNDKFVALDLLKNANIAAGGVLPMCQDTGTAIVMGKRGQHVLTPGVDEEPISRGVYDAYTKLNLRYSQNAPVTFFEEKNTGSNLPAQIELYADTIKGHENTYKFLFMAKGGGSANKSYLYQETKAILNPDKILPFLEEKIRSLGTAACPPYHLAIVVGGTSAEFALKTAKYASAKYLDNLPTTGNAATGRGFRDHDMEEKVLELTRTLGIGAQFGGKYFCHDVRVIRLPRHGASLPVAIAVSCSADRQCLGKITPEGVFIEQLEFEPAHYLPETVSDDLGGDVVDIDLNRPMADILAELAKHPVKTRLSLTGPLIVARDIAHAKIKERLDAGEEMPAYLKDHPVYYAGPAKTPEGMASGSFGPTTAGRMDSYVDQFQAAGGSMVMLAKGNRSQQVTDACNAHGGFYLGSIGGPAARLAQDCIKKVEVVEYEELGMEAVWKIEVENFPAFIVVDDKGDDFFAAVSKPVAMTIPVREGIAPKQKA, encoded by the coding sequence ATGGCCGAATTCGCCTACGAGGATCTCTTGCCCATCGGCGAGGATCATACGCCGTGGCGCAAGCTCACCGACGAAGGCGTACGCCAGGTCGAGGGCCCGGGTGGGCGTACCTTCCTCGAAGTCGAGCCGGAGGCCCTCCGCCTGCTGACCGAGACGGCCATGCACGACATCGCCCACTATCTGCGCCCGGCCCATCTCGCCCAGCTGCAGAAGATCATGGACGACCCCGAGGCCTCCAACAACGACAAGTTCGTGGCGCTCGACCTGCTCAAGAACGCCAATATCGCCGCGGGCGGCGTCCTCCCCATGTGCCAGGACACCGGCACCGCCATCGTCATGGGCAAGCGCGGCCAGCATGTCCTGACCCCCGGCGTCGACGAGGAGCCGATCTCGCGGGGTGTCTATGACGCCTACACCAAGCTCAATCTCCGCTATTCGCAGAACGCGCCGGTCACGTTCTTCGAGGAGAAGAACACGGGCTCCAACCTGCCGGCCCAGATCGAGTTGTACGCCGACACCATCAAGGGCCACGAGAACACCTACAAGTTCCTGTTCATGGCGAAGGGCGGCGGCTCGGCCAACAAGTCCTACCTGTATCAGGAGACCAAGGCGATCCTGAACCCCGACAAGATCCTCCCGTTCCTTGAGGAGAAGATCCGTTCGCTCGGCACCGCGGCCTGCCCGCCCTACCACCTCGCGATCGTCGTCGGCGGCACGTCGGCGGAGTTCGCGCTGAAGACGGCGAAGTACGCCTCCGCCAAATATCTCGACAATCTCCCCACCACGGGCAATGCCGCCACCGGCCGCGGTTTCCGCGACCACGACATGGAGGAGAAGGTCCTCGAGCTCACGCGCACGCTGGGCATCGGCGCCCAGTTCGGCGGCAAATACTTCTGCCATGACGTACGCGTGATCCGCCTCCCGCGCCACGGTGCCTCGCTGCCCGTCGCGATCGCGGTGAGCTGCTCCGCCGACCGTCAGTGCCTGGGCAAGATCACGCCCGAGGGCGTGTTCATCGAGCAGCTGGAGTTCGAGCCCGCGCACTATCTGCCCGAGACCGTCTCCGATGATCTCGGTGGCGACGTCGTCGACATCGACCTCAACCGCCCGATGGCCGACATCCTCGCCGAGCTCGCCAAGCACCCCGTCAAGACGCGCCTCTCCCTGACCGGCCCGCTGATCGTCGCCCGCGACATCGCGCACGCCAAGATCAAGGAGCGGCTCGACGCGGGCGAGGAGATGCCGGCGTACCTCAAGGACCATCCCGTCTATTACGCCGGCCCTGCGAAGACGCCCGAGGGCATGGCGTCCGGCTCGTTCGGCCCGACGACCGCTGGTCGCATGGACTCCTATGTCGATCAGTTCCAAGCAGCCGGCGGCTCGATGGTGATGCTGGCCAAGGGCAACCGCTCGCAGCAGGTCACGGATGCCTGCAACGCCCACGGCGGCTTCTATCTGGGCTCGATCGGTGGCCCGGCCGCGCGCCTGGCGCAGGACTGCATCAAGAAGGTCGAGGTCGTCGAATATGAAGAGCTCGGCATGGAGGCCGTCTGGAAGATCGAGGTCGAGAACTTCCCGGCCTTCATCGTGGTCGACGACAAGGGCGACGACTTCTTCGCCGCCGTCTCCAAGCCGGTGGCCATGACGATTCCGGTTCGCGAGGGGATCGCGCCGAAGCAGAAGGCCTGA
- a CDS encoding acetyl-CoA C-acyltransferase family protein — translation MEKREVVVLAAARSAVGTFGGSLSGMEPIDLAAEVMKATIERSGVDPNQIGYATVGNIIPTEPRYAYVSRVASVQAGLPETSVAMQVNRLCASGLQAIVTSAQQIELGDYDYAVGGGVEVMSRGTYMAPAMRSGARMGDAQLNDSMVNALTDPFGVGHMGVTAENLADQYSISREEQDQLALQSQERALNAIAEGRFKEQIVPITLKSRKGETVFDTDEHPRQGVTIEALAKMRPAFKKDGSVTAGNASGINDGASFFVLADAEVAAKNGQTPIAKIVGYAVAGVDHAIMGYGPVPAVKKVLDKTGLTLEQIDVIESNEAFAAQACTVAKELGLDPEKTNVNGGAIALGHPIGASGAIIATKALYELKRVEGKYALVTMCVGGGQGIAVIFERM, via the coding sequence ATGGAAAAGCGTGAGGTCGTCGTCCTTGCCGCCGCTCGGTCCGCCGTTGGCACCTTCGGTGGCTCCCTGTCCGGCATGGAGCCCATCGACCTGGCTGCCGAGGTCATGAAGGCAACCATCGAGCGCTCTGGCGTCGATCCCAACCAGATCGGGTACGCCACCGTCGGCAACATCATCCCCACTGAGCCCCGCTACGCCTACGTCTCCCGGGTCGCCTCCGTCCAGGCCGGCCTGCCCGAGACCTCCGTCGCCATGCAGGTCAACCGCCTGTGCGCCTCCGGCCTCCAGGCCATCGTCACCTCCGCCCAGCAGATCGAGCTCGGTGACTACGACTACGCCGTCGGTGGCGGTGTCGAGGTCATGAGCCGTGGCACCTATATGGCCCCGGCCATGCGCTCGGGTGCCCGCATGGGCGACGCCCAGCTCAACGACTCGATGGTGAACGCGCTGACCGACCCCTTCGGTGTCGGCCACATGGGCGTGACCGCCGAGAATCTCGCTGATCAGTACTCCATCTCCCGCGAGGAGCAGGACCAGCTCGCGCTGCAGAGCCAGGAGCGTGCGCTCAACGCCATCGCCGAGGGCCGCTTCAAGGAACAGATCGTTCCGATCACCCTGAAGTCCCGCAAGGGCGAGACGGTCTTCGACACCGATGAGCACCCGCGTCAGGGCGTCACCATCGAGGCGCTGGCCAAGATGCGCCCGGCCTTCAAGAAGGACGGCTCCGTCACCGCCGGCAACGCCTCCGGCATCAACGACGGCGCGTCGTTCTTCGTGCTCGCCGACGCCGAGGTGGCCGCCAAGAACGGCCAGACCCCGATCGCCAAGATCGTCGGGTACGCCGTCGCCGGCGTCGACCACGCCATCATGGGTTATGGCCCGGTCCCGGCCGTCAAGAAGGTCCTCGACAAGACCGGCCTGACGCTGGAGCAGATCGACGTCATCGAGTCGAACGAGGCCTTCGCGGCCCAGGCCTGCACCGTGGCCAAGGAGCTCGGCCTCGATCCCGAGAAGACCAACGTCAACGGCGGCGCCATCGCCCTGGGTCACCCGATCGGTGCCTCCGGCGCGATCATCGCCACCAAGGCGCTCTATGAGCTCAAGCGCGTCGAGGGCAAGTATGCCCTCGTCACCATGTGCGTCGGCGGCGGTCAGGGTATCGCCGTCATCTTCGAGCGCATGTGA
- a CDS encoding pirin family protein: MTELITPREVPLGGLRAMTVRRTLPTRTRSLVGAWCFLDHYGPDHVAETGGMEVARHPHTCLATVSWLFTGEIDHLDSGGNSARVRPGELNLMSAGRGITHSEFSTPETDVLHGVQLWFALPDHARLGDNRFDHYRPEPVALPDGGEILVFLGSLLGSTSPVETPTELIGAEIRMPAGTKLTLPVNPAHEHALLVDTGAAALDGQDLNRGDLGFVEAGAESLEIVAGAEDLRAVLIGGEPFGEQIVMWWNFIGRSHDEIVAFREAYQHEITTGEVGDFGPFPVGTPTPIPAPPMPNARLRLRG; the protein is encoded by the coding sequence GTGACTGAACTGATTACTCCGCGCGAGGTGCCCCTGGGTGGGCTGCGTGCGATGACCGTCCGGCGGACTCTTCCCACCCGCACCCGCTCCCTCGTCGGCGCGTGGTGTTTCCTCGACCACTATGGGCCCGACCACGTGGCCGAAACCGGCGGGATGGAGGTCGCCCGGCATCCACACACCTGCCTGGCCACTGTGAGTTGGCTGTTCACCGGTGAGATCGACCATCTGGATTCGGGTGGGAACTCCGCCCGCGTCCGCCCCGGCGAGCTCAACCTCATGTCCGCGGGCCGCGGCATCACCCACTCGGAGTTTTCCACCCCCGAGACCGATGTGCTGCACGGCGTACAGCTCTGGTTCGCTCTCCCCGACCACGCCCGCCTGGGTGACAACCGGTTCGATCACTATCGCCCGGAGCCGGTCGCGCTGCCCGACGGCGGCGAGATCCTCGTGTTCCTGGGCTCGCTGCTCGGTTCAACCTCTCCGGTCGAGACCCCGACCGAGCTCATCGGTGCCGAGATCCGCATGCCGGCCGGGACGAAGCTGACTCTCCCGGTGAACCCGGCCCACGAGCACGCGCTGCTCGTCGACACCGGTGCGGCCGCACTCGACGGCCAGGACCTCAACCGCGGCGACCTCGGGTTCGTCGAGGCCGGGGCCGAGTCGCTCGAGATCGTTGCAGGCGCCGAAGACCTGCGGGCCGTGCTCATCGGCGGGGAGCCGTTCGGCGAACAGATCGTGATGTGGTGGAACTTCATCGGCCGGTCCCACGACGAGATCGTGGCGTTCCGGGAGGCGTACCAGCACGAGATCACCACCGGCGAGGTGGGCGATTTCGGGCCGTTCCCGGTGGGCACGCCGACCCCGATCCCCGCGCCGCCCATGCCGAACGCACGGTTGCGTCTCCGGGGGTAG
- a CDS encoding pirin family protein — protein sequence MPAVTADTLTLPRLSPAAPDATERRVITIGKGPQGLEGEGFPVRRAFAGTRTELLDPFIHMDQMGEVEYAPGEPRGTDWHPHRGFETVTYIIDGRFQHQDSHGGGGMIENGATQWMTAGSGVLHIETPPKELVDSGGMFHGIQLWVNLPSKDKFIAPRYQNLTGDRVGLVTTPDAGALVRIIAGEIEGHQGPGSTHTPIVMAHTTVQPGAQLSLPWRKDFNALAYVLSGKGTVGVQQRPISEGNLAVLADGDRITFTASEQQDSKSPALELLLLGGQPIGEPVFHYGPFVMNTRDEVIKAIEDYQSGSFGQIPADALRPYHGRR from the coding sequence ATGCCTGCCGTGACCGCCGACACCCTGACACTGCCCCGCTTGTCCCCCGCTGCTCCCGACGCGACCGAACGCCGGGTCATCACCATCGGCAAGGGCCCGCAGGGGCTCGAGGGTGAGGGCTTCCCCGTGCGCCGCGCGTTCGCCGGGACGCGGACCGAGCTGCTCGACCCGTTCATCCACATGGACCAGATGGGTGAGGTGGAGTACGCCCCCGGCGAGCCCCGCGGCACCGACTGGCACCCGCACCGTGGGTTCGAGACCGTGACCTACATCATCGACGGCCGCTTCCAGCACCAGGATTCCCACGGCGGCGGCGGCATGATCGAGAACGGCGCGACGCAGTGGATGACCGCCGGCTCCGGCGTACTCCACATCGAAACCCCGCCCAAGGAACTCGTCGACTCCGGCGGCATGTTCCATGGCATCCAGCTCTGGGTAAACCTGCCGAGCAAGGACAAGTTCATCGCCCCGCGCTATCAGAACCTGACCGGCGACCGTGTCGGCCTGGTGACCACGCCCGATGCCGGTGCGCTGGTCCGGATCATCGCCGGTGAGATCGAGGGGCATCAGGGGCCGGGCTCGACGCATACGCCGATCGTGATGGCGCATACGACCGTCCAGCCGGGCGCGCAGCTGTCGCTGCCGTGGCGCAAGGACTTCAACGCTTTGGCTTATGTGTTGTCCGGCAAGGGCACCGTCGGTGTCCAGCAGCGGCCGATCAGCGAGGGCAACCTCGCCGTGCTGGCCGACGGTGACCGCATCACGTTCACCGCGTCGGAGCAGCAGGATTCTAAGTCCCCCGCGCTCGAACTGCTCCTGCTCGGCGGCCAGCCGATCGGCGAGCCGGTCTTCCACTACGGCCCGTTCGTCATGAACACCCGCGACGAGGTCATCAAGGCGATCGAGGACTATCAGTCCGGCAGCTTCGGCCAGATTCCGGCCGACGCCCTGCGGCCGTACCACGGCCGTCGCTGA
- a CDS encoding NUDIX hydrolase produces MSRPEAKFCRDCGTAMERRIPPMEDRERAVCPACGFIDYVNPINVVGTVPIWQGDQVLLCLRNIEPRKNFWTLPAGFLEAGEGSAEGARRETCEEAGARIELGQLYSVFDVPHAQQVHMYWLATLLDTDFDPGPETIECRMFALDDIPWDDLSFRTVARTLWHFVVDHRAGAFGTHYGEVTWGETLPPLPER; encoded by the coding sequence ATGTCGAGACCAGAGGCGAAGTTCTGCCGGGATTGCGGGACCGCCATGGAGCGACGCATTCCGCCGATGGAGGATCGCGAACGCGCGGTCTGCCCGGCCTGTGGGTTCATCGACTATGTGAATCCGATCAATGTTGTCGGCACGGTGCCGATATGGCAGGGCGATCAGGTCCTGCTGTGCCTGCGCAATATCGAGCCCCGCAAGAACTTCTGGACCCTGCCCGCCGGCTTCCTCGAGGCCGGCGAGGGCAGCGCCGAGGGGGCCCGGCGCGAGACCTGCGAGGAGGCCGGGGCTCGGATCGAGCTCGGTCAGCTCTATTCCGTCTTCGATGTGCCCCACGCCCAGCAGGTCCATATGTATTGGTTGGCCACCCTCCTCGACACTGACTTCGACCCGGGTCCGGAGACGATCGAATGCCGGATGTTCGCGCTCGACGACATCCCCTGGGATGACCTGTCGTTCCGGACGGTCGCCCGGACCCTCTGGCACTTCGTGGTTGATCATCGCGCCGGGGCTTTCGGCACGCACTATGGCGAAGTCACCTGGGGAGAGACGCTGCCGCCGTTGCCGGAGCGATGA
- a CDS encoding LLM class flavin-dependent oxidoreductase, whose product MTTPLAVSVLDLLPVRTNQSSADAFAAARSLARVAEDAGCTRYWVAEHHNTESVASTNPPVLIAMLAGVTERIRVGSGGVMLPNHAPLVVAEQFAALQAAYPDRIDLGIGRAPGTDPVTTWALRNGAGDEEIVRNFPHYVQQVMAYMSPEGARVQVAGRTFDIRATPRAAEAPPVWLLGSSDYSARLAAQLGLPYVFAHHFSGHGTEEALRLYREGYAGEGKPRTFLTVNAIVADTEEEARELSLPFQYQMACLRTGKPLVSMLTVEEARVTEWPLSDTGLAQLTASWFVGTPDRVAEGIRSLAREHDVDEVMIQPVAGAYASEPADRDLARERTVRELTERLRVD is encoded by the coding sequence ATGACGACCCCTCTCGCCGTGTCCGTGCTCGATCTCCTGCCTGTTCGCACCAACCAGTCCAGCGCAGATGCGTTCGCCGCAGCCAGGTCGCTGGCGCGGGTGGCGGAGGACGCGGGCTGTACGCGGTATTGGGTCGCCGAGCACCACAACACCGAGTCGGTCGCGTCGACCAATCCGCCCGTGTTGATCGCGATGCTCGCGGGCGTGACCGAGCGGATCCGCGTCGGCTCGGGTGGCGTGATGCTCCCGAACCACGCTCCCCTGGTGGTTGCCGAACAGTTCGCGGCGCTCCAGGCGGCGTACCCCGATCGCATCGACCTCGGCATCGGCCGCGCCCCGGGCACCGACCCGGTCACCACATGGGCCCTGCGCAACGGTGCCGGCGACGAGGAGATCGTGCGGAACTTCCCGCACTATGTGCAGCAGGTGATGGCCTACATGTCCCCGGAGGGCGCGCGGGTGCAGGTCGCCGGGCGTACCTTCGACATCCGCGCCACCCCCCGCGCCGCCGAGGCCCCGCCGGTCTGGCTGCTGGGCTCGTCGGACTATTCCGCGCGGTTGGCCGCCCAGCTCGGGCTCCCCTATGTCTTCGCGCATCACTTCTCCGGCCACGGCACGGAAGAGGCGCTGCGGCTCTATCGGGAGGGGTACGCCGGCGAGGGCAAGCCGAGGACCTTCCTCACTGTGAATGCCATCGTGGCGGACACCGAGGAGGAGGCGCGCGAACTGTCGCTGCCGTTCCAGTATCAGATGGCCTGCCTGCGCACCGGCAAGCCGCTCGTGTCCATGCTCACCGTCGAAGAGGCGCGCGTCACCGAGTGGCCGCTGTCGGACACCGGGCTGGCGCAGCTGACGGCGTCCTGGTTCGTGGGTACGCCCGATCGGGTCGCCGAGGGCATTCGGTCGTTGGCCCGGGAGCACGACGTGGACGAGGTCATGATCCAGCCCGTGGCCGGGGCGTACGCGAGTGAGCCCGCCGACCGCGACCTCGCCCGCGAGCGGACCGTGCGTGAACTCACCGAGCGTCTTCGAGTCGATTGA